A single window of Nitrospira sp. DNA harbors:
- a CDS encoding 50S ribosomal protein L23: MKLDMHAVLVQPLLTEKLTSIRETTNTVGFIVHPDANRVQIKQAVETLLKVKVERVNVMNVLGKVKRLGRFSGKRSDWKKAFVTLKKGEKLEMYESA; encoded by the coding sequence ATGAAGCTGGATATGCATGCAGTGCTGGTGCAGCCGTTGTTGACGGAGAAGCTGACGTCGATTCGTGAGACGACGAATACGGTTGGATTTATCGTTCATCCCGATGCGAATCGGGTGCAGATTAAGCAGGCCGTCGAGACTTTGCTGAAGGTGAAAGTTGAGCGAGTCAATGTGATGAATGTGTTGGGGAAGGTCAAGCGCCTTGGCCGTTTCTCTGGCAAGCGATCTGATTGGAAGAAGGCATTCGTCACGTTGAAAAAGGGCGAAAAGCTTGAAATGTACGAGAGCGCTTAG
- the rpsC gene encoding 30S ribosomal protein S3, which yields MGQKTHPIGYRLGYNITWNSRWYAGKDYAKLLHQDIKIRKVVKARLFHAGVSKVEIERSGDQTRVIIHTARPGIIIGRKGAEVDKLKADLEKQYGGQVYITVKEIKKPELDAQLVSENVATQLEKRVAFRRAMKRSVQSALRLGAQGIKIMVAGRLGGAEIARTEWYREGRVPLHTLRANIDYGFAEAHTTMGQIGVKTWLFKGELLPAQPVKSDSFLERRLG from the coding sequence ATGGGTCAGAAAACACATCCAATCGGGTACCGGCTAGGCTACAACATCACCTGGAATTCTCGGTGGTATGCGGGGAAGGACTATGCCAAGCTTCTTCACCAGGATATCAAGATTCGAAAGGTCGTGAAGGCAAGGCTCTTTCACGCCGGTGTTTCCAAGGTTGAGATTGAGCGTTCTGGCGACCAGACTCGTGTCATTATTCATACGGCTCGTCCTGGCATCATTATCGGGCGAAAGGGTGCTGAGGTCGATAAGCTGAAGGCGGATCTTGAGAAGCAGTACGGTGGACAGGTCTATATCACCGTGAAGGAAATTAAGAAGCCTGAACTCGATGCTCAGTTGGTTAGTGAGAATGTCGCCACCCAGCTTGAAAAGCGTGTAGCCTTCCGACGGGCCATGAAGCGCAGTGTGCAATCTGCTCTTCGGCTTGGGGCGCAAGGAATTAAAATTATGGTGGCTGGGCGTCTTGGTGGGGCGGAAATCGCTCGCACCGAATGGTACCGCGAAGGTCGGGTTCCGCTTCATACGCTTCGCGCCAATATCGATTATGGCTTCGCTGAAGCGCATACAACGATGGGACAGATCGGTGTGAAAACGTGGCTCTTCAAGGGAGAGTTGCTGCCAGCTCAACCGGTCAAGTCAGATTCATTCCTCGAACGGCGGCTCGGGTAA
- the rplC gene encoding 50S ribosomal protein L3, whose product MTNGLLGKKLGMTQVFDETRLTPVTVIEAGPCRVVTIKTKERDGYEAVQLSYGEVKERKLSKAELGHLKKQQAPASRVLREFEKVGDVTVGESVTVGMFKKGDWVDVVGISKGKGFQGVVKRHNYAGGPESHGSMFHRHPGSMGASSYPSRVWKGKTLPGHMGAERVTVQRLKVVDSRPEENLLFVRGAIPGATNGLIVVRKSKKG is encoded by the coding sequence ATGACAAACGGGTTGCTTGGGAAGAAATTAGGCATGACGCAGGTGTTTGACGAGACCCGTCTGACGCCTGTCACGGTGATTGAGGCTGGCCCATGCCGCGTCGTCACGATCAAGACCAAAGAACGCGATGGCTACGAGGCGGTTCAGCTCTCGTACGGGGAAGTGAAGGAGCGAAAGCTGTCCAAGGCAGAGTTGGGGCACTTGAAAAAACAGCAAGCTCCAGCCAGCCGAGTGCTTCGTGAGTTTGAGAAGGTTGGAGATGTTACGGTCGGTGAATCCGTCACGGTCGGCATGTTTAAGAAGGGTGACTGGGTTGATGTCGTGGGCATCTCGAAGGGTAAGGGGTTTCAGGGAGTTGTAAAGCGCCATAATTACGCCGGCGGTCCTGAATCTCATGGTTCGATGTTTCATCGTCACCCCGGTTCCATGGGTGCCAGTTCGTACCCATCACGCGTCTGGAAGGGAAAGACTCTTCCGGGGCACATGGGTGCTGAGCGTGTCACGGTCCAAAGGCTGAAAGTTGTGGATTCAAGGCCTGAAGAAAATTTGCTTTTCGTTCGCGGTGCTATTCCCGGTGCGACGAATGGTCTTATTGTCGTCAGAAAGTCGAAGAAGGGTTAG
- the rpsJ gene encoding 30S ribosomal protein S10 has translation MKVDQRIRIRLRGFDYRVLDQSVAEIVETVRRSGAKVVGPIPLPTKIEKFTVQRSTHVDKKSREQFEMRTHKRLLDIMQPTPETMDSLMKLNLAAGVDVEIKL, from the coding sequence GTGAAGGTTGATCAAAGAATCAGGATCCGGTTGCGCGGATTTGACTACCGTGTGCTCGATCAATCAGTGGCGGAAATCGTCGAGACGGTCAGGCGGAGCGGGGCGAAAGTTGTCGGTCCTATTCCTTTGCCAACCAAGATCGAGAAATTTACCGTGCAGCGATCGACGCACGTTGATAAGAAGTCCCGCGAGCAGTTTGAGATGCGGACACATAAACGGCTTCTCGATATCATGCAGCCTACTCCTGAAACGATGGATTCACTGATGAAGTTGAATCTTGCTGCTGGAGTGGACGTCGAAATCAAGTTGTGA
- the rplN gene encoding 50S ribosomal protein L14, translating to MIQNYSYMDVADNSGAKQAMCFHVFGGTRRRYASLGDIVVVAVKEAIPHASVKKGDVSRAVIVRTTKEVRREDGSYIKFDRNACVLINKEGEPIGTRIFGPVARELRWKKFMKIISLAPEVL from the coding sequence ATGATTCAGAACTATAGCTATATGGATGTGGCAGATAACTCCGGTGCGAAGCAGGCGATGTGCTTCCATGTCTTCGGAGGGACGCGTCGTCGGTATGCGTCCTTGGGTGACATCGTGGTCGTCGCGGTGAAGGAGGCTATCCCGCATGCCAGCGTCAAAAAAGGCGATGTCAGTCGTGCGGTGATTGTCCGGACCACCAAGGAAGTTCGACGTGAGGACGGTTCCTACATCAAGTTTGATCGCAATGCCTGTGTGTTGATCAACAAAGAAGGGGAACCGATCGGGACGCGCATTTTCGGTCCGGTCGCACGTGAATTGCGTTGGAAGAAATTCATGAAGATCATCTCCCTGGCACCTGAAGTGCTGTAG
- the rpsQ gene encoding 30S ribosomal protein S17 gives MSDAVKKREWVGRVLSNKMNKTVVVSVERSVTHPLYRKVLRRISKFKAHDEQNVCKIGDRVRMVETRPISKDKHWRVVEVIQKGRAE, from the coding sequence ATGTCTGATGCAGTCAAGAAGCGTGAGTGGGTCGGCCGTGTGTTGAGCAATAAGATGAACAAGACCGTGGTGGTCTCCGTTGAACGCTCAGTGACGCATCCGCTGTATCGCAAGGTCCTGCGGAGAATCTCGAAGTTTAAGGCGCATGACGAGCAGAATGTTTGTAAGATCGGCGACCGTGTGCGCATGGTTGAGACGCGACCGATCAGCAAAGACAAGCATTGGCGAGTGGTTGAAGTGATTCAGAAGGGCCGAGCAGAATAG
- the rpmC gene encoding 50S ribosomal protein L29, with translation MALDLKELRQLTAPELVEKEKQLVQELFNLRFQLGTGRLENPMQIRKTKREIARVKTVLQEVSQAETKG, from the coding sequence ATGGCGTTGGATCTGAAAGAGTTGCGGCAGTTGACGGCCCCGGAGTTGGTCGAAAAAGAAAAGCAGTTGGTGCAGGAGTTGTTTAACTTGCGCTTTCAGCTTGGCACCGGAAGGCTGGAAAATCCGATGCAGATCAGGAAGACCAAGCGTGAGATCGCTCGAGTAAAGACCGTTTTGCAGGAAGTCTCTCAGGCTGAGACGAAAGGGTAA
- the rplD gene encoding 50S ribosomal protein L4, which yields MPTVDVVDLHSKKVGTVDLPQAVFGCEPRASLVHEAVVMQRACERQGTASTLRRGEVSGSGKKPWKQKHTGRARAGSVRSPVWRHGGSVFGPKPRSYAYTMPKKKYRAALQSALSAKLIDGKVIVVSDFALEQPKTKLLAKALDQFGLGETALLVAADTQVAMLQAARNLSSVKVVSADQLNVYDVVRAGVVVIHERELARVTEVWS from the coding sequence ATGCCCACGGTCGATGTCGTAGATTTGCACAGTAAGAAAGTTGGGACGGTTGACTTGCCGCAGGCGGTGTTCGGGTGTGAGCCGCGCGCGTCTTTGGTTCACGAAGCTGTCGTCATGCAGCGGGCTTGTGAGCGCCAGGGAACGGCCTCAACGCTGCGTCGCGGCGAAGTCAGTGGTTCCGGCAAGAAGCCATGGAAGCAGAAGCACACGGGCCGAGCTCGGGCTGGTTCGGTTCGGTCGCCTGTGTGGCGTCATGGCGGGAGCGTGTTTGGACCGAAGCCCCGAAGCTACGCCTATACGATGCCGAAAAAGAAGTACAGGGCAGCGTTGCAAAGCGCATTGTCGGCTAAATTGATCGATGGAAAAGTCATTGTGGTTTCGGATTTCGCGCTTGAGCAGCCGAAGACAAAGTTGTTGGCGAAGGCGCTGGACCAATTTGGATTGGGAGAGACGGCTTTGTTGGTGGCGGCGGATACACAAGTCGCAATGCTCCAGGCGGCTCGTAATCTGTCTTCCGTTAAAGTGGTCAGCGCGGATCAGCTGAATGTCTATGACGTCGTTCGGGCTGGCGTGGTCGTGATTCATGAGCGAGAGCTTGCCCGTGTGACAGAGGTGTGGTCATGA
- the tuf gene encoding elongation factor Tu (EF-Tu; promotes GTP-dependent binding of aminoacyl-tRNA to the A-site of ribosomes during protein biosynthesis; when the tRNA anticodon matches the mRNA codon, GTP hydrolysis results; the inactive EF-Tu-GDP leaves the ribosome and release of GDP is promoted by elongation factor Ts; many prokaryotes have two copies of the gene encoding EF-Tu) codes for EMVMPGDNVSVTGELISPIAMEQGLRFAVREGGKTVGSGVVTEILA; via the coding sequence GGAAATGGTCATGCCGGGGGATAACGTGAGTGTGACGGGTGAATTGATCAGCCCGATCGCCATGGAGCAGGGGCTCCGCTTTGCGGTGCGCGAGGGCGGCAAGACGGTCGGCTCCGGCGTGGTCACCGAGATTCTGGCGTAG
- the rplX gene encoding 50S ribosomal protein L24 — protein sequence MQALRKSRIRKGDTVVVITGRERGKSGKVLSVDLTAGKVIVEKLNIIKRHTKPSQKVKQGGILEREAPLAISNVMYVCPVTQKPTRVGIRRLEDGRRARFSKKSNETFE from the coding sequence GTGCAAGCACTTCGGAAAAGCAGAATTCGAAAAGGCGATACGGTGGTCGTGATCACGGGGCGTGAGCGCGGAAAGTCCGGGAAGGTCCTTTCTGTGGACTTGACGGCCGGTAAGGTGATTGTGGAGAAGCTGAATATCATCAAGCGCCATACTAAGCCGAGCCAAAAGGTCAAGCAAGGTGGAATCCTTGAGCGGGAAGCTCCGTTGGCGATCTCCAATGTCATGTATGTTTGTCCCGTGACGCAAAAGCCGACCCGTGTGGGGATTCGTAGGCTTGAGGATGGTCGACGGGCACGGTTC
- the rplP gene encoding 50S ribosomal protein L16 — translation MLAPKKVKFRKMQKGRMRGKAYRGGQITLGEFGLKALEPGWVTSRQIEAARIAITRFVKRGGQVWTRIFPDKPITKKPAETRMGKGKGNPEYWVAVVKPGRILYEMDGVPLDVAKEAFRLASHKLPVATKCVARGEF, via the coding sequence GTGTTAGCGCCAAAGAAAGTCAAGTTTAGAAAAATGCAGAAGGGCCGTATGCGTGGGAAGGCCTATCGCGGCGGTCAGATTACTCTGGGTGAATTTGGCCTCAAGGCACTCGAGCCTGGATGGGTGACCAGCCGGCAGATTGAAGCCGCACGTATTGCCATTACCCGCTTTGTCAAGCGCGGCGGGCAGGTGTGGACAAGAATTTTCCCGGATAAGCCGATTACCAAGAAGCCGGCGGAAACTCGCATGGGTAAAGGTAAAGGAAACCCTGAGTATTGGGTAGCCGTGGTGAAGCCTGGTCGCATTTTGTACGAAATGGATGGCGTTCCGTTGGATGTGGCGAAGGAAGCGTTTCGGCTCGCATCGCACAAGTTGCCGGTTGCCACCAAGTGTGTTGCCCGGGGTGAATTTTAA
- the rpsS gene encoding 30S ribosomal protein S19 yields the protein MARSISKGAFVDDHLLKKVEHMNETKDRKIIKTWSRRSTVIPDMIGHTLAVHNGKKFIPVFVTENMVGHKLGEFAPTRFFKGHGQAKTEKAVALK from the coding sequence ATGGCTAGATCAATCAGTAAGGGCGCTTTCGTCGATGATCATTTGCTGAAGAAAGTTGAGCATATGAATGAGACGAAAGATCGGAAGATTATTAAGACCTGGTCGCGTCGTTCGACCGTGATTCCCGACATGATTGGGCACACGCTCGCCGTGCACAATGGGAAGAAGTTTATCCCAGTCTTTGTGACGGAAAATATGGTGGGGCACAAACTCGGTGAGTTTGCTCCGACTCGGTTTTTCAAGGGCCACGGTCAGGCGAAGACTGAAAAGGCTGTTGCGCTCAAGTAG
- the rplB gene encoding 50S ribosomal protein L2 yields the protein MGLKTYKPTSAGRRGMTAVTTEDLTKKKPEKSLTAFHHRSGGRNTDGRTTVRFRGGGHKRLYRKIDFKRDKVGIPAKVVSIEYDPNRSARIALLAYVDGEKRYILAPVGLAVGLTVQSGVNSEVRPGNALPLSSMPLGTTIHNIELKVGKGGQLIRSAGGSAQVMGRDGDYVQIRLKSGEMRKVLSACMATVGQVGNVDHENVSVGKAGRTRWKGKRPHVRGVVMNPVDHPHGGGEGKSGQGNPHPVSPWGQPTKGYKTRKNKKTDKFIIARRKSGVRNG from the coding sequence ATGGGATTGAAAACATATAAGCCAACGTCTGCAGGGCGTCGCGGAATGACCGCCGTCACGACTGAAGACTTGACAAAGAAGAAGCCTGAAAAGTCTCTGACGGCTTTCCATCATCGAAGCGGTGGACGCAATACGGATGGCCGGACGACCGTGCGTTTCCGTGGGGGTGGACACAAGCGGCTCTATCGCAAGATCGATTTTAAGCGCGATAAGGTTGGGATTCCTGCCAAGGTGGTCTCGATTGAGTACGATCCGAATCGCTCTGCGCGTATCGCTTTGCTGGCCTATGTCGACGGTGAGAAGCGGTATATTCTCGCCCCAGTTGGCTTGGCTGTTGGCTTGACGGTGCAGTCTGGGGTCAACTCGGAGGTTCGCCCAGGGAATGCGCTTCCGCTCTCAAGTATGCCGTTGGGAACGACCATCCACAATATCGAATTGAAGGTTGGTAAGGGCGGTCAGCTTATTCGAAGTGCTGGAGGATCTGCGCAGGTCATGGGGCGAGATGGGGACTATGTCCAGATTCGTTTGAAGTCCGGCGAGATGCGTAAGGTCTTGTCGGCGTGCATGGCGACGGTTGGTCAGGTCGGGAACGTCGATCACGAAAACGTGAGCGTGGGTAAGGCAGGCCGTACTCGATGGAAGGGGAAGCGTCCCCACGTCCGTGGCGTCGTCATGAACCCGGTCGACCATCCACATGGTGGAGGCGAAGGTAAGTCGGGTCAGGGTAATCCTCATCCGGTCTCTCCCTGGGGGCAGCCGACCAAGGGTTACAAGACGAGAAAGAACAAGAAGACGGACAAGTTCATTATCGCGAGACGTAAGTCAGGGGTACGCAATGGCTAG
- the rplV gene encoding 50S ribosomal protein L22, whose translation MTEARAILRFVRVAPRKARPVIDMIRGQQVPQALAMLKLTPRQAARVVEKILRSAVANAEQKEMGDSESMVISKAFVNGGPTLKRFRARSQGRANSIHKRTSHITVVVAAPSVGESKKSA comes from the coding sequence ATGACTGAAGCACGTGCGATTCTCAGATTTGTTCGGGTGGCTCCTCGGAAGGCTCGGCCGGTCATTGACATGATTCGCGGTCAGCAGGTTCCTCAGGCGCTCGCCATGTTAAAGCTTACTCCCCGCCAGGCGGCTCGTGTCGTGGAGAAGATTCTCCGCTCAGCGGTGGCGAATGCCGAACAGAAGGAAATGGGCGATAGTGAATCGATGGTGATTTCGAAGGCTTTTGTCAACGGCGGTCCTACGCTAAAGCGTTTTCGGGCTCGTTCCCAAGGTCGCGCAAATTCCATTCATAAGCGCACGAGTCATATTACTGTGGTTGTCGCCGCGCCATCGGTCGGCGAGTCGAAGAAGTCAGCGTAA